One window from the genome of Dolosigranulum savutiense encodes:
- a CDS encoding dicarboxylate/amino acid:cation symporter — translation MSDKKKSHDSQEKKKGGWGLIVKLLVAIASGILVGQLSFLPEVILQIPITFSAIFGEILTFFIPLMIVGFIVKGIADLSDGAGMLLGITTGLAYLSTMVGGFLAYIVGTNLFPLIINSGAAAEGGVEELEPLFEFPVEPMFTVSAAIVFAFMFGIAISWLRHKKGSKAMYNIFNELNAAVTFILEGFIIPLLPYFIFGNFINLSYTGEIFSMLLVFAGVFVTIIVLHWVLIIGWFIIAGLYTGKSPWMMVKNQVSAYVAALGLMSSAASIPFNLESARKNGVSERIREFVIPFCSTAHLMGSVSTIVSSLIAVLILNDMPVNIGLIAPFIVVLGVALVAAPGAPGGAIMSALPFLGLVGVDPTGTIANLLISFYITQDGFGTAANITGDNALAVIIDKIYIERYAADDVEVKPVETD, via the coding sequence ATGTCAGATAAGAAAAAGTCGCACGACTCACAAGAGAAGAAAAAAGGCGGTTGGGGCTTAATCGTCAAGTTACTTGTTGCGATTGCCTCTGGTATTCTAGTCGGACAATTGTCATTTTTGCCGGAAGTTATCTTACAGATCCCTATTACGTTTTCAGCGATTTTTGGTGAGATTCTAACGTTCTTTATTCCACTGATGATTGTGGGATTTATCGTAAAAGGTATTGCTGATTTATCCGATGGGGCAGGGATGTTGTTAGGCATTACGACGGGCTTAGCTTATTTGTCCACGATGGTTGGTGGGTTCTTGGCTTATATTGTCGGGACCAATCTGTTCCCATTAATTATTAATTCTGGTGCTGCAGCTGAAGGAGGGGTTGAAGAATTAGAGCCGCTTTTTGAGTTTCCCGTTGAGCCGATGTTTACAGTCTCGGCAGCCATCGTGTTTGCCTTTATGTTTGGGATTGCTATCTCTTGGCTCCGACATAAAAAAGGTTCAAAAGCGATGTACAATATCTTCAACGAGTTAAATGCAGCCGTCACGTTCATCTTAGAAGGCTTTATTATTCCATTGCTACCTTACTTTATCTTCGGAAACTTCATTAACTTGAGTTACACGGGAGAGATCTTCAGCATGCTACTCGTCTTTGCGGGCGTATTTGTGACTATTATTGTCTTACATTGGGTACTTATTATTGGCTGGTTCATTATAGCGGGCCTATATACCGGTAAGAGTCCGTGGATGATGGTGAAGAATCAAGTATCCGCTTATGTGGCCGCGCTTGGCTTAATGTCTAGTGCCGCGTCAATTCCGTTTAACTTAGAGAGTGCCCGTAAGAATGGGGTGTCGGAGCGTATTCGGGAGTTTGTTATTCCGTTCTGCTCAACAGCTCACTTAATGGGAAGTGTCTCGACGATCGTATCTTCTTTAATTGCGGTCTTAATTCTGAATGATATGCCAGTCAATATTGGTTTGATTGCTCCCTTCATCGTAGTCCTAGGTGTTGCGTTAGTCGCTGCGCCAGGTGCCCCAGGTGGAGCGATTATGTCAGCTCTTCCTTTCTTAGGATTGGTGGGAGTAGACCCGACAGGAACGATAGCGAACTTACTGATTTCGTTCTATATTACTCAAGATGGCTTCGGAACCGCTGCGAATATTACCGGGGATAATGCACTAGCAGTTATTATTGACAAGATTTATATTGAACGTTACGCGGCTGATGATGTAGAAGTGAAACCCGTTGAGACGGATTAA
- the glyA gene encoding serine hydroxymethyltransferase, translating to MVKDTELFKAIDQEKQRQEENIELIASENFVSDEVMQAQGSVLTNKYAEGYPGKRYYGGCQYVDIVEQLAIDRVKELFGAEYANVQPHSGSQANYAVFQALMEPGDTYLGMDLSHGGHLTHGSPVNFSGIIYNVVPYGVDKETERVDYDEVLRLAKAHQPKMIIAGYSAYPGELDFAKFREIADEVGAYLMVDMAHFAGLVATGDYPSPIPYADVVTSTTHKTLRGPRGGLILSRDTKLAKKLNSAIFPGSQGGPLEHVIAAKAVAFHEALQPEFKDYQQQVKKNIKAMVEVFNEAEEPRVIMGATENHLTLIDVTGFDLTGKEAEHLLDEVKITVNKNTIPFEMKSPFVTSGIRIGTPAITSRGFKEDDARKVAELIVRTLRAKADEAEQEAIRQEVKTLTDKNPLYK from the coding sequence ATGGTGAAAGATACTGAATTATTTAAGGCAATTGACCAAGAAAAGCAACGTCAAGAAGAGAATATTGAACTGATTGCTTCGGAGAACTTCGTATCCGATGAAGTGATGCAGGCACAAGGAAGTGTCTTAACGAATAAATATGCGGAAGGGTATCCGGGTAAGCGCTATTACGGTGGATGCCAGTACGTCGATATTGTCGAACAACTTGCGATTGACCGAGTGAAGGAATTATTTGGCGCGGAATATGCGAACGTCCAACCTCACTCTGGTTCTCAAGCGAACTATGCTGTCTTCCAAGCTTTAATGGAACCGGGTGACACCTACTTGGGCATGGACTTGTCTCACGGCGGTCACTTAACACACGGATCACCCGTTAACTTCAGTGGTATTATCTATAACGTGGTGCCTTATGGTGTCGATAAAGAAACCGAACGAGTCGACTATGATGAAGTCTTAAGATTAGCCAAAGCCCATCAACCGAAGATGATTATTGCTGGTTACAGTGCGTATCCAGGAGAACTGGACTTTGCGAAGTTCCGCGAGATTGCTGATGAAGTAGGAGCATACTTGATGGTCGATATGGCGCACTTCGCTGGATTGGTAGCGACTGGGGACTATCCAAGCCCTATTCCTTATGCTGATGTCGTTACCTCCACCACACACAAGACCTTACGTGGACCTCGTGGCGGCTTAATTCTATCCCGCGACACCAAGCTGGCGAAAAAACTAAACTCAGCCATCTTCCCCGGCTCACAAGGAGGACCGCTTGAGCACGTGATTGCCGCTAAAGCAGTGGCTTTCCACGAAGCCTTACAACCAGAGTTCAAAGACTACCAACAACAAGTTAAGAAAAATATTAAAGCAATGGTGGAAGTTTTCAATGAAGCGGAGGAACCACGCGTCATTATGGGAGCCACTGAGAACCATTTGACCCTAATCGACGTGACGGGCTTCGACTTAACAGGTAAAGAAGCAGAACACTTACTGGATGAAGTGAAAATTACGGTCAACAAAAACACCATTCCATTCGAGATGAAAAGTCCATTCGTCACCAGTGGAATCCGTATCGGAACACCTGCTATCACTTCACGTGGCTTCAAGGAAGATGATGCGCGTAAAGTAGCTGAATTAATCGTCCGTACGCTTCGAGCGAAAGCAGACGAAGCAGAACAAGAAGCGATTCGTCAAGAAGTGAAAACACTGACCGATAAAAATCCATTGTACAAGTAA
- a CDS encoding MBL fold metallo-hydrolase — MNISRIVTGVASENCYFVQKNDQLLIIDPGAEPERILDKIDSLAAEPIAILLTHAHFDHIGALDAIRQAYDIPTYLSIIEKDWPMSTELNGSQFFHFDITAAQPDQLIPEETEQLTIGEFQIDIRRTPGHSPGSLSYIFTDDKVVISGDALFRESIGRTDLHGGDQATLLTSIRQQLLTLPDDYHIYPGHGMSTTIAHEKEHNIFFMA; from the coding sequence ATGAATATCTCAAGAATAGTTACCGGCGTTGCTAGTGAAAATTGTTATTTTGTCCAGAAGAATGATCAACTTCTCATTATTGATCCCGGTGCTGAACCCGAACGCATCTTAGACAAGATTGATTCCCTAGCGGCTGAGCCAATTGCTATCTTACTCACCCATGCTCACTTCGACCATATCGGCGCGCTTGATGCCATTCGACAAGCCTATGATATTCCTACTTACTTAAGTATAATTGAAAAAGATTGGCCGATGTCTACTGAACTGAATGGCAGTCAATTTTTCCACTTCGATATTACCGCAGCACAACCCGATCAACTGATTCCAGAAGAGACCGAGCAGCTAACTATCGGGGAGTTTCAAATCGATATTCGTCGCACACCTGGCCACTCACCGGGTAGTTTAAGTTATATTTTCACTGATGATAAAGTGGTGATCTCTGGTGATGCCTTATTCCGAGAAAGTATCGGACGCACTGATCTACATGGAGGCGATCAAGCAACATTACTGACTAGTATTCGCCAACAACTTCTTACCTTACCTGATGATTATCATATCTATCCCGGCCATGGCATGAGCACCACCATTGCCCACGAAAAAGAACATAACATATTTTTTATGGCTTAA
- a CDS encoding DivIVA domain-containing protein, producing the protein MKPTFHTQMRGYDKVEVQTYIEKLKDQNNQLEQNNQKLLQENERLKQEENLLKETLIDAKKTAEHIREQAKRDGVTIYNQRVNEAKQVEIEMTAQINYLINHSERMKQSMVDMKKYLLEVIKGYENYIESVDLKVCEDFQQELTLQADIVDLQNYVKEKADQTITTKSTLGNSTELSN; encoded by the coding sequence ATGAAACCAACTTTTCACACACAAATGCGCGGATACGACAAAGTAGAAGTGCAGACGTATATAGAAAAATTGAAAGACCAAAATAATCAATTAGAACAGAATAATCAAAAATTACTTCAAGAAAACGAGAGACTAAAACAAGAAGAGAACCTGTTGAAGGAAACCTTAATTGATGCAAAGAAGACAGCGGAACATATTAGAGAACAAGCTAAACGAGATGGAGTAACAATATATAATCAACGAGTTAATGAAGCCAAGCAAGTTGAGATTGAAATGACAGCACAAATAAATTATTTAATAAATCATTCTGAGAGAATGAAACAATCTATGGTCGACATGAAAAAATATCTCTTAGAAGTTATCAAGGGATATGAAAATTATATTGAGAGTGTTGATCTAAAAGTTTGTGAAGATTTTCAACAAGAATTAACCTTACAAGCAGATATTGTGGATTTACAGAACTATGTTAAAGAAAAGGCTGATCAGACCATAACAACTAAATCAACATTAGGTAATAGTACAGAATTATCAAACTAG
- a CDS encoding glycoside hydrolase family 32 protein, protein MTSQSDITKQIRQDMNRQKAIVDADPWRLHYHLMPEVGWLNDPNGAVQFNGTYHIYHQYVPETPNGGRTHWGHKTSQDLVHFTEEDIFLSPTESFDTDGVYSGNAFVHEGQLHFFYTGNVKQPGDHDYTYSGREQNTIHVTSTDGFSVDSREVVIPHADYPDEYTDHIRDPKVFQHEETFYMILGARKRSNTGAILLYESSDLSNWSISGEFIEGTEDEGYMWECPDYFAVDGQDILILSPQGILPTKYQYHNPHAACYVLGAVDWDEVRFERSTDFRELDRGFDFYAPQTFEDEHGRRIMWGWMGIGDTEPEYLNPTVARGWQHALTLPRELRMVDGELRQLPLPEYNILRQNQVTHQLTVDGQIEIEGLSGEVYEMMIQLEETPDDFSLTLRQDTVIEYTDGFFTLKHGPSGYGRRKRQIQLSALTELHLFSDTSSLEVFINQGEYVLSTRVYPEPGADQIIFAGQAKLAIHKWDLKQTTT, encoded by the coding sequence ATGACGTCACAATCCGATATTACCAAGCAGATAAGACAAGATATGAACAGGCAGAAAGCAATAGTAGATGCGGATCCTTGGCGATTGCATTACCACTTAATGCCGGAAGTGGGATGGCTGAATGATCCGAATGGGGCCGTTCAGTTCAATGGGACGTATCACATTTATCACCAATATGTTCCAGAAACGCCAAATGGTGGCCGGACACATTGGGGACATAAAACGTCACAAGATCTCGTTCACTTCACAGAGGAAGATATTTTCTTATCACCAACCGAATCGTTTGACACGGATGGGGTTTATTCGGGCAACGCCTTCGTTCATGAGGGGCAGTTGCACTTCTTCTACACTGGGAATGTGAAGCAGCCAGGAGATCATGACTATACGTATAGCGGTCGTGAACAAAATACAATTCATGTGACGAGTACGGACGGGTTTTCAGTTGATTCGCGGGAAGTAGTGATTCCCCATGCGGATTATCCAGATGAGTATACAGATCATATTCGCGATCCCAAAGTTTTCCAGCACGAAGAGACATTCTATATGATTCTTGGTGCTCGTAAGCGGTCAAATACAGGAGCGATATTGTTATATGAGTCGAGTGATTTATCCAACTGGTCGATCAGCGGTGAGTTCATCGAAGGAACTGAAGATGAAGGTTATATGTGGGAATGTCCTGATTACTTCGCAGTCGATGGACAGGATATATTAATTTTGTCTCCGCAAGGGATTTTGCCGACTAAGTATCAATATCATAATCCGCATGCGGCTTGTTATGTCCTTGGTGCGGTTGATTGGGATGAGGTGCGGTTTGAGCGATCAACAGATTTTCGAGAGTTAGACCGTGGTTTTGACTTTTATGCACCGCAGACGTTCGAGGATGAGCACGGTCGACGCATTATGTGGGGATGGATGGGCATTGGGGATACCGAGCCGGAATATTTGAATCCGACTGTTGCACGTGGGTGGCAACATGCCTTAACGTTACCGCGAGAACTAAGAATGGTTGACGGTGAACTTAGACAATTGCCACTACCGGAATACAACATCTTGCGTCAGAATCAGGTGACGCATCAGTTGACTGTTGATGGTCAAATTGAGATCGAGGGTTTGTCTGGAGAAGTGTATGAAATGATGATACAGCTTGAAGAAACGCCAGATGATTTCTCACTTACCTTGCGTCAAGATACGGTTATTGAGTACACGGATGGTTTCTTCACCTTGAAGCATGGACCATCCGGATACGGCCGACGCAAGCGTCAAATCCAGTTATCAGCGTTAACGGAACTGCATCTATTCTCTGATACATCTTCGTTGGAGGTCTTTATTAATCAAGGCGAATATGTCTTGTCGACGCGAGTCTATCCTGAACCGGGTGCGGATCAGATCATCTTCGCGGGTCAAGCTAAGCTAGCTATTCATAAATGGGATCTAAAACAAACAACAACTTAA
- a CDS encoding NAD-dependent epimerase/dehydratase family protein → MERILITGSLGQIGTALVERLRQDYGVDNVLATDVREDVHSTVVQNGRFQVLDVLDVDAFEQIVKEGDFDTIIHLAAMLSAVCEDRPQGAWNLNIGGMINALELARIYDLQFFAPSSIGAFGPNTPKDHTPQDTIQRPTTMYGVTKVSGELLADYYYEKFGVDTRGVRFPGLISYEQEPGGGTTDYAVDIFYKALADGQYTSFIAEGTKMDMMYMPDAVQAIIDLMEAPAENLQHRNAFNVSAMSFAPEDIAAAIKAEIPSFELHYDVDPVRQGIADSWPNSLDVSAAENEWGFNPTYDLKKMVRDMLEHLSE, encoded by the coding sequence ATGGAACGTATATTAATAACAGGATCATTGGGACAAATTGGAACAGCTTTAGTTGAACGCTTGCGCCAAGATTATGGTGTGGATAACGTTCTAGCGACAGATGTGAGAGAAGATGTTCACTCCACCGTTGTCCAAAATGGTCGCTTCCAAGTGTTAGATGTGTTGGACGTTGATGCGTTCGAACAAATCGTTAAAGAAGGAGACTTCGATACGATTATCCACTTAGCCGCGATGTTGTCGGCTGTTTGTGAGGATAGACCTCAAGGCGCCTGGAACTTAAACATAGGCGGGATGATTAATGCATTGGAACTAGCTCGGATTTATGACTTGCAGTTTTTCGCTCCAAGTTCGATCGGTGCATTTGGGCCCAATACACCAAAAGATCATACCCCACAAGATACAATTCAACGACCAACCACGATGTATGGTGTCACCAAGGTCAGTGGCGAATTACTGGCGGATTATTACTATGAAAAATTTGGCGTTGATACGCGTGGGGTTCGCTTCCCCGGACTGATTAGCTATGAACAAGAACCGGGTGGCGGTACAACGGATTACGCAGTGGACATCTTCTATAAAGCACTAGCAGATGGTCAATATACGTCCTTTATCGCGGAAGGAACCAAGATGGATATGATGTATATGCCAGATGCAGTTCAAGCAATCATCGATCTAATGGAAGCTCCGGCAGAGAACTTACAGCATCGCAATGCCTTCAACGTTAGTGCGATGAGCTTTGCCCCGGAAGACATTGCAGCAGCGATTAAAGCAGAAATTCCCTCCTTCGAGTTACACTATGATGTGGATCCAGTCCGTCAAGGCATTGCTGATTCTTGGCCGAATTCACTGGATGTCTCAGCCGCCGAGAATGAGTGGGGCTTTAACCCAACCTATGATCTGAAGAAGATGGTCCGTGACATGTTAGAACATCTCAGTGAATAA
- the tsaE gene encoding tRNA (adenosine(37)-N6)-threonylcarbamoyltransferase complex ATPase subunit type 1 TsaE, producing the protein MYQKQLNSEEATRQFAEKLSQYLTPGMTILLEGDLGAGKTTFTKGLAAGLEIDRVIKSPTYTIIREYTSGRLPLYHMDLYRLEDSGVEGLGLEEYFSGEGVSIVEWPTVAMEDMPADHLHITLAHGENPDSRQMTITARGHQYTQLLAQLEALDS; encoded by the coding sequence ATGTATCAAAAACAATTAAACTCAGAAGAAGCAACGCGACAATTTGCCGAAAAACTCAGCCAATATTTAACGCCAGGTATGACGATACTGTTGGAAGGCGATCTAGGTGCAGGCAAGACCACTTTTACCAAAGGACTTGCAGCGGGACTTGAGATTGATCGCGTGATTAAGAGTCCGACGTACACCATTATTCGCGAATATACCTCGGGGCGCTTACCGCTCTATCATATGGACTTGTACCGCTTGGAAGATAGCGGTGTTGAAGGATTAGGATTAGAGGAATACTTCAGTGGAGAAGGGGTCTCTATCGTTGAATGGCCAACCGTTGCGATGGAAGACATGCCAGCAGACCACTTACACATCACCCTTGCTCACGGTGAGAATCCGGATAGTCGGCAGATGACTATCACAGCAAGGGGTCATCAATACACCCAACTGTTAGCTCAACTCGAAGCCTTAGATTCATAA